In Halictus rubicundus isolate RS-2024b chromosome 5, iyHalRubi1_principal, whole genome shotgun sequence, one genomic interval encodes:
- the LOC143354627 gene encoding UPF0488 protein CG14286, whose product MPPKPKPGSKKSTVPKKSTGPPKATNSASGSGSKSAETASGLTQEAEDQFELELCWCIQQLETCLTAGKLSDKQAQDMTKCLNVLKSNMAPLVKKRQVMRNALGNYREKMALEEQKHGKTACSMNFVSAAKQKEKYVFVKKAACKSTNEKQELDSDNVSAKTNDHSVNNVETAFRFNFTIKE is encoded by the exons ATGCCTCCGAAGCCTAAGCCG GGCAGTAAAAAGTCAACTGTGCCCAAGAAAAGTACTGGTCCTCCAAAAGCAACAAATTCTGCAAGCGGTTCTGGAAGTAAGAGTGCAGAAACCGCAAGTGGTTTAACGCAAGAAGCTGAGGATCAATTTGAGCTTGAATTATGCTGGTGCATTCAACAATTGGAAACTTGTCTGACCGCTGGCAAGCTTTCTGACAAGCAGGCACAAGATATGACTAAATGTTTAAACGTTTTAAAAAGCAACATGGCACCATTGGTAAAAAAGAGACAAGTCATGAGAAATGCTCTaggaaattacagagaaaaaatGGCTTTGGAGGAGCAGAAACATGGGAAAACAGCGTGTTCGATGAATTTCGTATCCGCAgccaaacaaaaagaaaaatatgtatTTGTTAAAAAAGCAGCTTGTAAATCAACAAACGAGAAACAGGAGTTGGACAGTGACAATGTGTCTGCAAAGACAAACGATCACTCTGTTAACAATGTTGAGACTGCGTTTAGATTTAATTTTACTATCAAGGAATAA